The following is a genomic window from Miscanthus floridulus cultivar M001 chromosome 14, ASM1932011v1, whole genome shotgun sequence.
agatcctggttggttagaatatgaatccttatctggccacctatggcaattgtaaccagttaggattagttttcagatctgtaacccaacccccagactatataaggtgggcaggggacccctctaaaaaacatctctcattgacatacaacaatacaatcagacacaggacgtaggtattacgccttcacggcggctgaacctggataaaacctcgtgtctgtcttgcgtcaccatcttgtttgtagcttgcggatctgtctgccgacaatctactaccttgggcatacccctaggtagactgtcgaccatatttcgtcgatagagTCCAAaacgcccgcacgcctgcctcctCTCCCCCCAACCCGCATCTTCCCCCACACACCTTCTTCTCCCCGCCCCCcgcatcttctttttcttcttcccccGCTCTAGTCTTCTTCTCCCACGTCGGCGATCTGCCTCCCACACCACCCCCACCCACGCGAGTGCCCCAGCCTCCAGATCCGGCAAGCCCCGCCTCCAGCACCTCCCGCCACCCAGCTACCCACCGCCGGCGGTAGGGTCTCCCCGGAGCTCCAGCGAGACCCTACCGCCagcggcgacctcctccttcccctccccctccctcccgcCCCTCCCTCATGCTGTTGTGGtgaactccggccatggcgcccccgCCCCGACCGCTGCCAGCTCCCCTAAACCGTTCGTCGACCTTCCCCATCGTCTGGCCTACATGCCTCCCCCTGGACGTCCCTTCTATATCCCGTcggagttggagaagaagggTGGGGCGCGGTCGCCAGAACCTTAGACGCCAGATTTGGGGAAGAAGGGCGGCGGTGCGGGCGCATTGAGGAAGAAGACGCGGGCGCGAATCAGACGGCCGTAGGGGTGTGTGCACTGGAGCTCGATCGCGTGCGCGCTCGTAAGTTAGCTTTTCCGGAAAAAAAAAAGCCTCGTTGACTTGCTGGGATAGCGTGCTCCAATATTTTCTTCGGCCGCGGACAATTAGACAAAAAGGGAATAGGGAGAAGATAGGCATTGCTCAAACTTTTCTTAACTTCCTGCCGACCAGCTTTTGCTCGACTGATGGCGTCCTTCCTTTGCTTCATTTCGTCCAAGAAATTTTGAAAACGCAGGAAAAATTCTTTGGAACGCTGAAGAAATGGTGAAAATAAACTGCTACGTCCGCTCCGTGTGGATGGAGGACAATGGACAGCTATCATGACAGGCTGGACTGTCTCAGTGCTTCCCGGCGGAAAACACATGTGCTCGCGCCGTGGATACAGTACAACagcatcttgtgggctaggcctaaAAAAGCACGAAACTTTTCAGGCCGTCTAGCAACGTTCGCTGGCAGGGTAAGGCTGGTTTTGGATCGGACCATATGTGCCAGTTGAAAAGTACTATAACTTCGAAAAACTATTTTGGGCTGGTGTGAATTTGCTCAGATTCGTGTTCCTACGTCCAAGTCCAGCCCTACAAGAACCATGGGCCGGGCCTGCCTTTCCCCGGTATATTTGGACAAAACTTAAAAATACCGCGCGACTCTATCCAAAACGGAAATACTGCATCCGGACGAGTTGGCcccagacaaaaaaaaaaaaaaaaaaaacaaacaaatctTCATTTTCTTGTGCTCATCCATCCACCCCTTCTCCCGCGCGCGCTTTGTCGGGCTGCCGCCCCGTTTCCTTTCCCCATCGTCGGCCGCGCCGCACCGCTTCCTTTCCCGTCGCCGGCCGCGCCGCACGCCTCGCTCCCCACACCGCTCACCTACATAGTAGCCACCTGCGTCGCTCAGCATGGCTGCTCATCGGACTGCCGCACCGTGCCCTTTCTCCCATCACCCGCCGCGTCGCGCCCTCGCTCCCTACGCCGCTCACCTGCGTCACTCGCTCCCTCGCCGTTCGTCCGTCGCCCATCGCCGTTGGCCGCGCCGTTgactccgccatggccgctggggcACACGTGCTGTGGCGCCTCAGGTCTTTCtggccgagccaagggcacccacgagcgtgGCTGGTGCCGGTGGTGCTCGCGCCTCACGGCTCGCCGCCGACTCCCAACCCGACGGTCGGAATCGACAGGCCCGACTTTCgctcccctatgttgcatatgtatgttttaaatgcttcagacgtttcagatgtatgttgcaattattcttgatgttgcaaaagtagatcgagggatgttgcacatgtgcaAGTATTtgagaggcatgttgcaagtgtctgttcaaaatgtttcatctatttctaaACGTCTATTGAAATctttttttatctggatgttgcatatgtttcacacatatgttgcaacagtatattccaaatgtttcagctgtttcagtcttatgttgcagcaaattattttcatgttgcaagttgcaaatcTGGATGTTTCGtttgtttcacacacatgttgcaagtgcatgttctaaatatttcatctacttttagacgtatgttgcattcaaatgtttttcatgttgcaagtgttttatgctgTACAGTCGGAGGCGAGCAAGGGGCGAGCGGACTGGGCGTGCGGCACGCCGGGGGGCCAAGGGACGGAGCTGCTGGGGGCAGGCGGACGGTGGTGCTGCAGTCGGGGCGTGCTGGGGGCATGCTCGTCCTCAGTTGCTCATCCCCGGCTCCTGAGTGCTGCCCGCgcgaagagagaggagggggtcaggggTGACCGACGGGTGCAGAGACAGGGTGAAGTGTGCGCGTGGGGCGGGACAAAGGCGGGCAGGAGCGGGCTATCCAAAAGTAGTAAATATGACATGCGCAGTGCGCTTTTGCTTCCTCAAATGCAAAGAAACTAGACGTTGTTGGCTTGACATACACATGGCTAGTTACTAGATAGACTAGAAATTAGTCCAAATAAACTAtagttggctaacaactagttgaaaAATTGTTTAAAAATTAGCTCCTATTAACCTTCCCATTTGGATACACTAGAGCTAATTTGGGCTAATTTTGAGCTAGCTAGCAATTAGCCCTTAAATCAAATAGACCCATACAACTGGAGCATGTCCGACAACATCTGCTATCAACTATCAGCAACATCAGTCCAGGAAGTGGTCTGAACTGAAGAAAGAAGTCTGCATCAAGACAGTGACCTTGTTACGTAAGTGGCGGGATGTGAGAAATAAAGTCAATGCAGGGGAGAAATTGCAGACGAGTGCGGACGTTGCCATATCGAACTGTATATACACTCCTTGGTGATCAGAGTGAAGGAGTGATCATGCAGATTTCAAGAGAGTGCACGAAGGAGAAGACATGGAGACCGCCCCCGCAAGGCAAGCTCAAAAATCCATACTTGCTGCATATCTGCATGATACAAGCAAGGCCAGGTGCCTGGGGGCTGGGGCTTTATCATCAGGGACCATGAGGGTGAAGGGGTGCTAGCTGGAGCTGGCAGATTGGAGTCAGTGATGGCCGAGACATTGGGATGCAGAATGTCCCTCACAGCGGCAACGGTGAAACACTTGTGCATCTCTATATGTTTGTTAAAGAAAACTCACACAAAAAAATCACCATAACACATTTTGACAAATTAAACTCAGTTACGATATCTTCATCATATCTGCAGAATACATCATCAGAACCTACATAAGACGTAGTACAAGTCAATTACAATGTCTGCAATGCGGCAATAAATATCGATGCATGGATGCTTTTTTTTATTTCATCTTGCAAACTCTATGCTCATTGAGGCTTTCTTCTGAAGATTGTAGTAGGTTGTGATTTCTTCACTAGTACTGTAATCCGATGTATTGTTCGATGACTGTCCCCGCAACATGTGCATGCTAATAACACCGTGAAATGCTCGAGAGTTGTGTGGGATTGGACCGGCCAATTGGTGGAGCTCCTCCGCAATCTGGCTCATCGTTGGCCTGTGTTCACCAATAATGACCAAGCATTGACCTGCCACCGCAGCCACCTGAAGTACTATATCCATGCTTTCTTGGTTGGCTATCTCCCTATCTATGAGATCCCAAAGCTTGTCCTCCTTCACAGCTTCCTTGAAGATACATACAAGGCTCTCCTTTGTTTTGGACAGTGCCGTCCTACGTGTTAGGAGCTCTAGAAGAACAACACCGAAGCTGTAAACATCGCTCTTATCAGTAAGCTCAAAATTCATCAGATACTCTGGATCTAAGTAGCCCATTGTGCCCTTCACTACTTGGGCGGTTTCATTTCCTGACCTAATCATTGAGCATCCAAAATCAGAAACTTTTGCTGAGAGGTCATGGCTTAGTAGAATGTTGACAGACTTAACATCTCCATGGAAGACCGGGTGATTAAGTGAATGTAGGTATGCAAGTGCAGACGCAATCTCACTGGCAATTTTTAGACGGACCTTGAGAGTTCTGATGGACGCATCATCTTGGCTGTGAATTAGATAGTGCAATGTTTGATTCGGTACATATTCATACACCAGAACCGGGGCTTCAAACTGCAAGCTGCAACCTAGAAGCTGGACAATGTTTTCATGTTTTACTCGAGAGAGTATAAGCAGCTCCTTACCAAATTCCATTCTCCTACTCTCATCATATCCCTTGCAGATCTTGATTGCAACAGGATTATTTTTTTCATCAAGATTTTGCCCTATATAAACAGTTCCCTGACCACCTTCTCCGATGACTGAGCTGCTGTGAAAGTTGTTGGTGGCCAACTCAATTTCTCCTCGGTCATACAACTGAAATGAAATGTTGCTCTCTACTTTCATCATATCCATTAGCAGTTGGCCTCCATTCTGCTGAAAACATTCATTCATTTTGCTTAAGTATTCTTGCCTTACTATTCGTCGTTTGTGCTTGATCCATTCTTTACCAAGGAAAAGTAGTAGGCCAACCAAAACTAAAGCAAAAATTCCTGCAAATCAGACATGCATGTGACTTGTAAGTCGGCAGTAAGCTAcaaaaattgttttgaaaatACTCCATGGTTGGAACAATTGACTGAGACAACAATTGGTATGCACTTTGACTAAATTATATGCGGCTCTGTCATTCAGTTGCTGCTCGAAGTGGACACCATGAgtatagatttttttttcaatcATGCTCTCAAAACTATAAATGAATTGAAAAAGATATGGGTAGTACCTATTGGTATTGTGACTTTAGGGGGAATCGTTTGGTCTTTCTCACATGTGCCATTGTAAGCATTGCCTTTGGGGTAATGTGGAGGGCAAATGCACTCATATCCACCTGGAGTATTCTTGCAAGTTCCCTTCACAGAGCAAGGGTACTTTGCCGGATCGTCATTACATTCGTCAACATCTGCAATGTTAGAAGTGGCATATAAAGTGTTGAGTAAAAAATTGCATTATGGTGGAACTATATTATTTCTAGGACATAAAAACATTTCATGAATTCAGCAACTCCAGTTTCAGGTCACTTGCAACAGACTTAGTTTTGATAATTTTTTCTGGTAAAATCCTACTACTACTAGTTTAATTAACATGCACCCCATAATTGGGTATCAGCTTGTAATAGGAATCTCTTCCATCTCACTGATCACTAACTAATCCCTTCAATCTTGCAAATTAATATAAACCCATTTGGACTTATTCAGTAATAATTAAAGCGTGTTGTATAATGACTATATTGCCCATCAATCATTGCTATAG
Proteins encoded in this region:
- the LOC136504352 gene encoding wall-associated receptor kinase 2-like, with product MPLHRLAVHQLWFGIVVVVTLSIVAIGALPPPRPSSSCQRTCGGVDIPYPFGIGPDDSPDHCSLPRFNLSCKDNVYGVLRPFHKDVEILNISLQQGQARMRMDMSTYCYNTSTKHMHHHIWTLNLTGTPYRFSDTGNLFTVVGCRTLAYIGDEDNVGKYTSGCVSMCRRGDVSSLSNGSCSGIGCCTTAIPKGLQYYQVWFDKGFNTLEIYNTSRCSYAALVEASSFTFLTSYATSSAFFDAYGGQPPLLVDWAIGNETCDAAKQNPGSYACVDNRSECFNSANGPGYICNCSKGFQGNPYLVDGCKDVDECNDDPAKYPCSVKGTCKNTPGGYECICPPHYPKGNAYNGTCEKDQTIPPKVTIPIGIFALVLVGLLLFLGKEWIKHKRRIVRQEYLSKMNECFQQNGGQLLMDMMKVESNISFQLYDRGEIELATNNFHSSSVIGEGGQGTVYIGQNLDEKNNPVAIKICKGYDESRRMEFGKELLILSRVKHENIVQLLGCSLQFEAPVLVYEYVPNQTLHYLIHSQDDASIRTLKVRLKIASEIASALAYLHSLNHPVFHGDVKSVNILLSHDLSAKVSDFGCSMIRSGNETAQVVKGTMGYLDPEYLMNFELTDKSDVYSFGVVLLELLTRRTALSKTKESLVCIFKEAVKEDKLWDLIDREIANQESMDIVLQVAAVAGQCLVIIGEHRPTMSQIAEELHQLAGPIPHNSRAFHGVISMHMLRGQSSNNTSDYSTSEEITTYYNLQKKASMSIEFAR